From the genome of Psychrobacter sp. M13:
CTGCTGCTCGACTTCATCTGGGGTCAACGATAATAATAAATCGATACTGTTCAGGCTATGCTTTTTGGTGCGCTCTTCTAGATACTTACCCGTACGCACAAAGGCTATGACCATAACCCCTGCTTCAAAATAAACCTCAGGGCCATGGTTAGCCATGCCTTGCATCATAGCGTCTGCACTACTATCACCATGAGTGAGCCAGATATAAGTCGAATAAGCCCAAATGGTCACGGTACCCATGACCACCAATACGTCCATATTAGCAAGGCCACCTTTGATAGACGCCCACGCACTACTATAAAACGGTAGTGCTAGACCAAACTGTACAATAGTCGCGAGTACAAACTGTATCCAAACTGGTGGCATCCATGCCATGCCAAAACCCGTTAGCATGCCTGCCATACCGACTAAAAACGGTAGCAGACAGATCCAAAGTCCAATCAAGCGCCAAGGCCACTTAGTTGCTGTATCTTCATCCGTTTGAGCAAATAGACTATCCCCTGCCTGCAAATTAGCGACAAAGCCAGTCTTATCGACCCACTCCTTGATTTGCTCTGGACTGGCCTGATTTGGATCATAATCAACATTGGCAGTCTCACCTGCAAAGTTGACGCTCACTTCATAGATAGAGGGCTTTTTATTCAACACTTTCTCTATTCGCGAGGCACAGGCTTGACATGACATACCATCAATTGCCAGTTGCAGATGCGCGCGCTGCGGCGACAGCTGATCCTGCTGCTCAATACCAGTTTCAACATCATAAGAATGATCGGTTGCACGATTAGAAGTAGTCATAGGTGAAACTCGTTATTTATTATATAAAAGAATATATTAATATATATCTTAGATGGCTGTCATTGACATTAATTCAAGAGACAAGTATTTACTAAAATTTATCTGCTAAAAAACCAGCCATGACAGCTGGTTTTATCTTATTGATTTGACAAATCAACAATTTATATTAAGTATTAGCAACGCTAGCATCAAAGCCTGCCTCATCAATAGCGGCAGCAATTTTTTCAGCGCTGGTTTTACTGTCATCAAAAGTGACGGTCGCTTGATTATTTGCAAGCTCAATACTGATATTATCTAATCCATCGATATCAGCTGTCGCGGTATGTACACTGGCAACACAGCCACCACAGGTCATGCCTTCGATATTAATAATTTGTGTTTGATTGGCCATTGTGGGCTCCTTATGATCATTGGTTTAGTCAATAGTTAAAAGTCTAAGTTTTCTCGTTTTTTAAGAGGTTCGTTTTATCAGATATTGTCTCTGTGAATGTATAACGCGCCCTAATGATTATATGCATTAATCATAGCGTGGGTTTTGTGGCGCATCGATAGGAAACGGCTGGGTAACATAATCCACCATGCTAATCGCGGCGGTAAAAGCGTGAATACTCGTATCGGTATCGTCATAGCGAATTAGCGCGATATTAGTAGCAGCGTCAAGATCAATCGCTTTAACGCCAGTAATATTTTTGAGAGCGACCATCACGCTATCTAAACCTTCAGCATCATC
Proteins encoded in this window:
- a CDS encoding heavy-metal-associated domain-containing protein, yielding MANQTQIINIEGMTCGGCVASVHTATADIDGLDNISIELANNQATVTFDDSKTSAEKIAAAIDEAGFDASVANT